The following are encoded together in the Glycine soja cultivar W05 chromosome 5, ASM419377v2, whole genome shotgun sequence genome:
- the LOC114413314 gene encoding uncharacterized protein LOC114413314 isoform X2, with protein MSSGGRAVKPKEEEQDGMSVHSPCKPPPSSASSLPKSQVELELRLLEALEIYPPMKLQGVHRHFVLYGLMEFLRRKFDRQFSSEEVLQLLDRFYNLEMLKTDDDEIDLLTHEEEFSLPQSYFVKEEP; from the exons ATGAGCAGTGGTGGAAGGGCTGTGAAGCCCAAAGAGGAGGAGCAAGATGGCATGTCTGTCCACTCTCCTTGCAAACCTCCTCCTTCCTCTGCTTCCTCTCTCCCCaag TCACAGGTTGAATTGGAGCTGAGATtgttggaagctcttgagatttACCCTCCAATGAAACTACAAG GAGTACATCGTCACTTTGTCCTTTATGGTCTGATGGAATTTCTAAGGAGGAAGTTTGACAGACAATTTTCTTCTGAGGAGGTCCTACAATTGCTGGATCGGTTCTACAACTTAGAAATGCTG AAAACAGATGATGACGAGATTGATTTGCTTACTCACGAAGAAGAATTTTCCTTGCCTCAGAGTTACTTTGTCAAGGAAGAACCCTGA
- the LOC114413314 gene encoding uncharacterized protein LOC114413314 isoform X1 codes for MSSGGRAVKPKEEEQDGMSVHSPCKPPPSSASSLPKEQSQVELELRLLEALEIYPPMKLQGVHRHFVLYGLMEFLRRKFDRQFSSEEVLQLLDRFYNLEMLKTDDDEIDLLTHEEEFSLPQSYFVKEEP; via the exons ATGAGCAGTGGTGGAAGGGCTGTGAAGCCCAAAGAGGAGGAGCAAGATGGCATGTCTGTCCACTCTCCTTGCAAACCTCCTCCTTCCTCTGCTTCCTCTCTCCCCaag GAGCAGTCACAGGTTGAATTGGAGCTGAGATtgttggaagctcttgagatttACCCTCCAATGAAACTACAAG GAGTACATCGTCACTTTGTCCTTTATGGTCTGATGGAATTTCTAAGGAGGAAGTTTGACAGACAATTTTCTTCTGAGGAGGTCCTACAATTGCTGGATCGGTTCTACAACTTAGAAATGCTG AAAACAGATGATGACGAGATTGATTTGCTTACTCACGAAGAAGAATTTTCCTTGCCTCAGAGTTACTTTGTCAAGGAAGAACCCTGA
- the LOC114413312 gene encoding auxin response factor 2B-like isoform X1, which produces MATSEVSIKGNSVNGKGDNSSGGYTNDVRNGSGGGEARNSSSSSSSARDAEAALYRELWHACAGPLVTVPREGERVFYFPQGHIEQVEASTNQVAEQHMPVYDLPPKILCRVINVMLKAEPDTDEVFAQVTLLPEPNQDENAVEKEGPPAAPPRFHVHSFCKTLTASDTSTHGGFSVLRRHADECLPPLDMTKQPPTQELVAKDLHGNEWRFRHIFRGQPRRHLLQSGWSVFVSSKRLVAGDAFIFLRGENGELRVGVRRAMRQQGNVPSSVISSHSMHLGVLATAWHAILTGTMFTVYYKPRTSPAEFIVPYDQYMESLKNNYTIGMRFKMRFEGEEAPEQRFTGTIVGIEDADTKRWPKSKWRSLKVRWDETSNIPRPERVSQWKIEPALAPPALNPLPMPRPKRPRSNVVPSSPDSSVLTREASSKVSVDPLPTSGFQRVLQGQELSTLRGNFAESNESDTVEKSAVWPPVADDEKIDVSTSRRYGSDSWMSMGRHELTYPDLLSGFGTHGDHSSHPSFVDQNGPVANVGRKHLLDCEGKHNVLSPWSGVPSSLSLNLLDSNTKGSAQGGDTTYQVRGNLRYSSAFGEYPMLHGHKVEHSHGNFLMPPPPSTPYESPRSRELLPKPISGKPCEVSKPKDSDCKLFGISLLSSPIAPEPSVSQRNVPSEPVGHMHTTSHQQRAFDNDQKSEHSRGGSKPADGLLIDDHEKVLQTSQTHLKDIQAKSHSGSARSCTKVHKKGIALGRSVDLTKFSDYGELIAELDQLFEFGGLLTSPQKDWLIVYTDNEGDMMLVGDDPWQEFVAMVRKIYIYPKEEIQKMSPGTLSSKNEENQSASEGATDTQEIKCQLNNSASDT; this is translated from the exons GTTGAAGCGTCCACAAATCAGGTAGCGGAACAGCATATGCCGGTTTACGATCTACCACCCAAGATCCTTTGTCGGGTTATCAACGTCATGCTCAAG gcGGAGCCAGACACGGATGAggtgtttgctcaagtgactttACTTCCTGAGCCAAAT CAAGATGAGAATGCGGTGGAGAAAGAGGGTCCTCCGGCGGCGCCTCCTCGGTTTCACGTGCATTCGTTTTGTAAAACGCTGACGGCGTCTGATACGAGCACTCACGGTGGGTTTTCGGTGCTGAGGCGACATGCCGATGAATGCCTCCCTCCGCTG GACATGACGAAGCAGCCACCTACCCAGGAGTTGGTGGCCAAGGATCTGCACGGGAACGAGTGGCGATTCAGGCATATTTTTCGGG GTCAACCGCGTAGACACTTGCTGCAAAGTGGTTGGAGTGTTTTTGTTAGCTCCAAGAGGCTAGTTGCTGGGGATGcgtttatatttttaag GGGTGAGAATGGGGAACTTCGAGTTGGTGTTAGGCGTGCAATGAGACAACAGGGTAATGTTCCATCATCGGTTATCTCAAGCCACAGTATGCATCTCGGTGTTCTTGCAACTGCTTGGCATGCCATATTGACTGGGACCATGTTCACTGTGTATTACAAGCCTAG gACTAGTCCAGCAGAGTTTATTGTTCCCTATGATCAATACATGGAGTctctcaaaaataattataccattGGCATGCGGTTCAAAATGAGGTTCGAAGGTGAAGAGGCTCCGGAGCAAAG GTTTACTGGTACCATTGTTGGAATTGAAGATGCTGATACCAAAAGGTGGCCAAAGTCCAAATGGAGAAGTCTTAAG gttagatgggatgaaACATCAAACATACCACGTCCTGAGAGAGTTTCACAATGGAAGATAGAgcctgctcttgcacctcctgcTCTGAATCCTCTACCAATGCCCAGGCCTAAAAGGCCTCGATCTAATGTGGTTCCATCATCCCCGGATTCCTCTGTTCTTACTCGTGAAG CTTCATCTAAAGTCAGCGTAGATCCTTTGCCAACAAGTGGGTTTCAAAGGGTCTTGCAAGGTCAAGAACTGTCGACCTTGAGAGGTAATTTTGCTGAAAGCAACGAATCTGATACGGTCGAGAAGTCTGCTGTGTGGCCACCTGTTGCAGATGATGAAAAGATTGATGTTTCTACCTCAAGAAGGTATGGGTCAGACAGCTGGATGTCAATGGGAAGGCATGAACTAACATATCCAGATCTGCTTTCAGGCTTTGGGACCCATGGAGATCATTCATCCCATCCATCCTTTGTTGATCAAAATGGTCCTGTAGCTAATGTTGGTAGAAAACATTTGTTGGATTGTGAAGGCAAACATAATGTTCTGAGTCCTTGGTCTGGAGTGCCATCTAGCCTGTCACTGAATCTTTTGGACTCAAATACAAAAGGCTCTGCTCAAGGTGGTGATACAACTTACCAAGTTCGAGGGAATTTGAGGTATAGTAGTGCATTTGGTGAGTACCCCATGCTTCATGGACATAAAGTTGAGCATTCACATGGAAACTTTTTGatgccaccaccaccatcaactCCATATGAGAGTCCTCGTTCAAGAGAACTGTTGCCCAAACCAATATCAGGGAAACCTTGTGAGGTTTCAAAACCGAAAGACAGTGACTGTAAGCTATTTGGCATCTCACTTCTTAGTAGCCCCATTGCACCAGAGCCTTCTGTATCACAAAGAAATGTCCCAAGTGAGCCAGTTGGTCACATGCATACAACATCACACCAACAGCGTGCATTTGACAACGATCAGAAGTCTGAGCATTCAAGGGGGGGATCAAAACCAGCTGATGGTCTGCTGATTGACGACCATGAAAAGGTGTTACAAACTTCTCAGACACATCTGAAAGATATTCAAGCAAAATCTCATAGTGGTTCTGCTAGAAGTTGCACTAAA GTTCACAAGAAGGGGATTGCGCTCGGTAGGTCAGTGGACCTCACAAAATTCAGTGATTATGGGGAATTAATTGCTGAATTAGATCAACTATTCGAATTTGGAGGTTTATTAACTTCTCCACAAAAGGATTGGCTTATTGTCTACACTGATAATGAGGGAGATATGATGCTTGTTGGTGATGATCCGTGGCA GGAATTTGTTGCAATGGTTCGCAAAATTTATATCTACCCCAAAGAGGAGATTCAGAAAATGAGCCCGGGTACCTTGAGttcaaagaatgaagagaatcAATCTGCTAGTGAAGGTGCCACAGACACACAAGAAATCAAGTGTCAGCTCAATAATTCAGCTTCAGATACCTGA
- the LOC114413317 gene encoding chaperone protein ClpC, chloroplastic-like: MARVLVQSTGMPGLLSGQRHGKHKGSGKSKRSVKMMSTLRMPALRMSSFSGLRTLNPMDSLSRPRHTFPLNTTSRRERAKRCVPKAMFERFTEKAIKVIMLAQEEARRLGHNFVGTEQILLGLIGEGTGIAAKVLKSMGINLKDARVEVEKIIGRGSGFVAVEIPFTPRAKRVLEFSLEEARQLGHNYIGSEHLLLGLLREGEGVAARVLENLGADPNNIRAQVIRMVGEGADSVGATVGPGSSNNNKMPTLEEYGTNLTKLAEEGKLDPVVGRQQQIERVTQILGRRTKNNPCLIGEPGVGKTAIAEGLAQRIANGDVPETIEGKKVITLDMGLLVAGTKYRGEFEERLKKLMEEIKQSDEIILFIDEVHTLIGAGAAEGAIDAANILKPALARGELQCIGATTLDEYRKHIEKDPALERRFQPVKVPEPTVDETIQILKGLRERYEIHHKLRYTDDALVAAAQLSHQYISDRFLPDKAIDLIDEAGSRVRLQHAQLPEEARELDKEVRQIVKEKEEFVRNQDFEKAGELRDREMDLKAQISALIEKGKEMSKAESEAGDEGPMVTEVDIQHIVSSWTGIPVEKVSTDESDRLLKMEETLHKRVIGQDEAVKAISRAIRRARVGLKNPNRPIASFIFSGPTGVGKSELAKALAAYYFGSEEAMIRLDMSEFMERHTVSKLIGSPPGYVGYTEGGQLTEAVRRRPYTVVLFDEIEKAHPDVFNMMLQILEDGRLTDSKGRTVDFKNTLLIMTSNVGSSVIEKGGRKIGFDLDYDEKDSSYNRIKSLVTEELKQYFRPEFLNRLDEMIVFRQLTKLEVKEIADIMLKEVFDRLKAKEIDLSVTERFRERVVDEGYNPSYGARPLRRAIMRLLEDSMAEKMLAREIKEGDSVIVDADSDGNVIVLNGSSGAPDSLEEALPV; the protein is encoded by the exons ATGGCTAGGGTTTTAGTTCAGTCTACTGGTATGCCTGGCCTACTGAGTGGGCAAAGGCACGGGAAGCATAAGGGATCAGGAAAATCGAAAAGATCTGTCAAAATGATGAGCACCTTACGAATGCCTGCTTTAAGAATGTCGAGTTTCTCCGGATTACGTACTCTTAATCCTATGGATTCTCTGTCGAGACCACGCCACACTTTTCCGTTGAATACAACTTCTAGGCGCGAGAGGGCTAAAAGATGTGTACCTAAAGCTATGTTTGAGCGTTTCACAGAGAAGGCAATCAAAGTCATTATGCTAGCCCAGGAGGAAGCAAGACGACTGGGGCACAATTTTGTTGGAACGGAACAGATTCTATTGGGTCTTATTGGCGAAGGAACCGGCATTGCTGCTAAGGTTCTGAAGTCAATGGGAATTAATCTTAAAGATGCTCGGGTTGAAGTGGAGAAAATTATTGGAAGGGGTAGTGGATTTGTTGCCGTTGAGATTCCGTTTACTCCCCGGGCAAAGCGTGTTTTGGAATTCTCACTGGAGGAAGCTCGCCAACTTG GTCATAATTATATTGGATCTGAGCACTTGCTTCTTGGTCTCCTTCGAGAGGGTGAGGGTGTAGCAGCACGTGTTCTTGAAAATTTGGGTGCTGATCCAAACAATATTCGTGCTCAG GTTATCCGCATGGTTGGTGAGGGTGCTGACAGTGTTGGTGCTACTGTTGGCCCTGGAAGTAGTAATAACAATAAGATGCCAACTTTGGAGGAGTATGGCACGAATTTGACCAAGCTAGCGGAAGAG gGAAAATTGGATCCTGTTGTGGGTAGGCAGCAACAAATTGAACGTGTCACTCAAATTTTGGGTCGTCGTACCAAAAATAATCCTTGTCTTATTGGGGAACCTGGGGTTGGCAAGACAGCTATTGCTGAAGGTCTTGCCCAAAGGATTGCAAATGGTGATGTTCCTGAAACCATAGAGGGAAAGAAG GTTATAACCCTTGATATGGGTCTACTGGTGGCTGGAACTAAATATCGTGGAGAATTTGAGGAGAGATTGAAGAAACTAATGGAGGAAATCAAACAAAGTGATGAGATAATACTTTTTATTGATGAAGTGCACACTCTAATTGGAGCTGGAGCAGCTGAGGGGGCAATTGATGCTGCAAACATATTAAAACCAGCTCTTGCCAGAGGTGAACTGCAG TGTATAGGAGCCACGACACTAGATGAATATAGGAAGCACATTGAAAAGGATCCAGCTCTGGAGAGGCGATTCCAGCCAGTTAAAGTGCCAGAGCCAACTGTCGATGAAACCATACAAATACTGAAAGGACTTAGAGAACGCTATGAAATTCACCACAAGCTCCGTTATACAGATGATGCTCTCGTAGCCGCTGCTCAGCTGTCACACCAATATATTAG TGATCGATTTTTGCCCGACAAAGCTATAGATTTAATTGATGAAGCAGGTTCTCGAGTCCGGCTTCAACATGCCCAG TTACCTGAAGAAGCAAGAGAGCTTGACAAGGAGGTCAGGCAGATtgtgaaggagaaagaagaatttGTTCGCAATCAAGACTTTGAAAAG GCTGGAGAGCTAAGAGACAGAGAAATGGATCTTAAGGCCCAGATATCTGCACTTATAGAAAAAGGCAAGGAGATGAGTAAGGCAGAAAGCGAGGCAGGAGATGAAGGTCCCATGGTGACTGAAGTTGACATACAACATATTGTCTCCTCCTGGACTGGTATTCCTGTGGAGAAAGTCTCAACTGATGAATCTGATCGTCTCCTCAAGATGGAAGAGACTTTACACAAGCGAGTCATAGGTCAGGATGAAGCAGTGAAAGCCATAAGCAGGGCCATCCGTCGAGCCAGGGTTGGACTGAAGAACCCTAACCGTCCAattgccagcttcatcttttctGGGCCAACTGGTGTGGGGAAGTCTGAGTTGGCCAAAGCATTGGCTGCATACTACTTTGGTTCTGAAGAAGCCATGATTCGGCTTGACATGAGTGAATTCATGGAAAGGCACACAGTCTCCAAACTCATTGGTTCACCTCCTGGATACGTTGGTTACACTGAGGGTGGTCAACTGACCGAGGCAGTTCGGCGTCGTCCCTACACTGTTGTACTCTTTGATGAGATTGAGAAAGCCCATCCTGATGTATTCAACATGATGCTTCAGATCCTGGAAGATGGAAGATTAACAGACAGCAAAGGAAGAACTGTGGACTTCAAGAACACGCTTCTTATAATGACATCAAATGTTGGAAGCAGTGTGATTGAGAAAGGAGGCCGTAAAATAGGATTTGACCTTGATTATGATGAGAAGGATAGCAGTTACAACCGAATCAAGAGCTTGGTGACTGAGGAACTGAAGCAATACTTCAGGCCAGAGTTCTTGAATAGGTTGGATGAAATGATTGTCTTCCGGCAACTCACAAAATTGGAGGTAAAGGAGATAGCAGACATAATGTTGAAGGAGGTGTTTGATAGACTGAAAGCCAAGGAAATTGATCTCTCAGTAACAGAAAGATTTAGGGAGAGGGTGGTTGACGAAGGATATAATCCGAGTTATGGGGCTAGGCCTCTAAGAAGAGCTATAATGCGACTTTTGGAGGACAGCATGGCTGAGAAGATGCTTGCTAGAGAGATTAAAGAGGGTGACTCAGTTATAGTTGATGCTGACTCCGATGGTAATGTGATTGTGCTCAACGGTAGTAGTGGTGCCCCAGATTCATTAGAAGAAGCTCTTCCTGTGTAA
- the LOC114413313 gene encoding transcription factor ICE1-like codes for MMSGWMQDTAEEQNSASASWPNSNANNELSCVSLCAYKPISSQIHEAEWRHVPNNITHTNVAASDNYNLLQQPLHPTNLNFLTPKPTFYPLEMSSDVGFLDPQASFTSKTDGDVFLSSNNNLLTLPNMSSSMCVVSPQPQQQGSVVGFSGFKNIMGSDHDHVVEGSRKALLLSCRSSILRPLESLPPSGSQPTLFQKRAALRKNLAVADDNCKGKKSEVLIDSKKRGTCNNVGEGVEGGSFDGSGLNNYDSDEISDDNNKMEEISARNGGNSSKANSTVTGSGVDQKGKKKTGIPAKNLMAERRRRKKLNDRLYMLRSVVPNISKMDRASILGDAIEYLKELLQRISELHNELESTPAGGSSSFLHHPLTPTTLPARMQEELCLSSLPSPNGHPANARVEVGLREGRGVNIHMFCDRKPGLLLSTMTALDNLGLDIQQAVISYVNGFAMDIFRAEQRNEGQDVHPEQIKAVLLDSAAGFHSMS; via the exons ATGATGTCTGGTTGGATGCAAGACACAGCAGAAGAACAAAACTCTGCTTCTGCTTCATGGCCAAACTCAAACGCCAACAACGAATTAAGCTGCGTGTCATTGTGTGCTTACAAACCGATCTCCTCCCAGATCCATGAAGCAGAATGGCGGCACGTGCCCAACAACATAACACATACCAACGTTGCTGCTTCTGATAATTATAATCTGCTTCAACAACCATTGCACCCTACTAACCTCAACTTTCTCACTCCCAAGCCCACCTTTTACCCTTTGGAGATGAGTTCCGATGTGGGATTTCTTGACCCTCAAGCTTCCTTCACTTCGAAAACTGATGGTGATGTCTTCTTGAGCTCAAATAATAACCTTTTAACCCTTCCAAATATGAGCTCAAGCATGTGTGTGGTGTCCCCCCAACCCCAACAACAAGGAAGTGTTGTTGGATTTTCGGGTTTCAAGAATATTATGGGCTCTGATCATGATCACGTGGTGGAGGGTTCTAGAAAGGCCTTGCTTCTGAGCTGCAGGTCCAGCATACTCAGACCCCTTGAATCGTTGCCCCCATCAGGTTCACAGCCAACACTTTTTCAAAAGAGAGCAGCACTTAGGAAAAACTTGGCCGTGGCTGATGATAACTGCAAAGGCAAGAAGAGTGAAGTACTCATTGATAGTAAGAAGAGGGGAACGTGTAATAATGTTGGAGAAGGTGTTGAAGGTGGGAGTTTTGATGGGTCGGGGTTGAATAATTATGATTCTGATGAGATCAGTGATGACAACAATAAGATGGAAGAGATTAGTGCAAGGAACGGTGGAAACAGCTCAAAAGCCAATAGCACCGTCACCGGCAGCGGCGTGGATCAAAAGGGCAAGAAGAAGACAGGAATACCTGCAAAGAATTTGATGGCTGAACGCCGTCGAAGGAAGAAACTCAATGATAGACTCTACATGCTGAGATCCGTTGTTCCCAATATTAGCAAA ATGGACAGGGCTTCAATCCTTGGGGATGCAATCGAGTATTTGAAGGAACTTCTGCAAAGGATCAGTGAGCTTCACAATGAATTGGAGTCAACACCAGCAGGTGGCTCTTCAAGCTTTCTTCATCATCCTTTGACACCCACTACTCTACCAGCCCGTATGCAAGAAGAACTTTGTCTCAGCTCGTTGCCAAGCCCTAATGGCCATCCTGCTAATGCTAGG GTTGAGGTTGGGTTGCGCGAAGGAAGAGGTGTAAACATCCACATGTTTTGCGACCGGAAACCCGGACTCTTGCTCTCTACCATGACGGCTCTCGACAACCTTGGACTAGACATTCAGCAGGCAGTTATCAGCTATGTCAATGGATTTGCTATGGATATTTTCAGAGCtgag cAACGCAACGAAGGTCAGGATGTCCATCCGGAACAAATCAAAGCGGTTTTGTTGGATTCAGCTGCTGGCTTCCATAGCATGTCCTAA